One genomic segment of Mycolicibacterium neworleansense includes these proteins:
- the aceA gene encoding isocitrate lyase, whose product MSTVGTPKSPEQIQHDWDHNPRWKGITRTYTPADVVALQGSVVEEATLARRGAEVLWEQLHDMDFVNALGALTGNMAVQQVRAGLKAIYLSGWQVAGDANLSGHTYPDQSLYPANSVPQVVRRINNALLRADEIAKVEGDTSVENWLAPIVADGEAGFGGALNVYELQKAMIAAGVAGSHWEDQLASEKKCGHLGGKVLIPTQQHIRTLTSARLAADVADVPTVVIARTDAEAATLITSDVDERDRPFITGERTAEGFYRIKNGLEPCIARAKAYAPYSDLIWMETGTPDLELAKKFAEGVKAEFPDQMLAYNCSPSFNWKQHLDDDTIAKFQRELGAMGFKFQFITLAGFHALNYSMFDLAYGYAREQMKAYVELQEREFAAEERGYTATKHQREVGAGYFDRIATTVDPNSSTTALAGSTEEGQFH is encoded by the coding sequence ATGTCGACCGTGGGCACCCCCAAGTCACCGGAGCAGATCCAGCACGACTGGGATCACAACCCCCGCTGGAAGGGCATCACCCGTACCTACACCCCGGCCGACGTGGTTGCCCTGCAGGGTTCCGTCGTCGAAGAGGCCACCCTGGCCCGCCGCGGTGCCGAGGTGCTGTGGGAGCAGCTGCACGACATGGACTTCGTCAACGCGCTGGGCGCGCTGACCGGCAACATGGCCGTCCAGCAGGTCCGCGCCGGCCTGAAGGCCATCTACCTGTCGGGTTGGCAGGTCGCCGGTGACGCCAACCTGTCCGGCCACACCTACCCCGACCAGAGCCTCTACCCGGCCAACTCGGTGCCGCAGGTGGTCCGCCGCATCAACAACGCGCTGCTGCGCGCCGACGAGATCGCCAAGGTCGAGGGCGACACCTCGGTCGAGAACTGGCTCGCCCCGATCGTCGCCGACGGTGAGGCCGGCTTCGGTGGTGCGCTCAACGTCTACGAGCTGCAGAAGGCCATGATCGCCGCCGGTGTCGCCGGTTCTCACTGGGAAGACCAGCTCGCCTCGGAGAAGAAGTGCGGCCACCTCGGTGGCAAGGTGCTGATCCCGACCCAGCAGCACATCCGCACCCTGACCTCGGCCCGCCTGGCTGCCGACGTGGCTGACGTTCCTACCGTCGTCATCGCCCGCACCGACGCCGAGGCCGCCACCCTGATCACCTCCGATGTCGACGAGCGTGACCGTCCGTTCATCACCGGTGAGCGCACCGCCGAGGGCTTCTACCGGATCAAGAACGGCCTCGAGCCCTGCATCGCCCGCGCCAAGGCCTACGCGCCCTACTCCGACCTGATCTGGATGGAGACCGGCACCCCGGACCTGGAGCTGGCCAAGAAGTTCGCCGAGGGTGTCAAGGCCGAGTTCCCGGACCAGATGCTGGCCTACAACTGCTCGCCGTCCTTCAACTGGAAGCAGCACCTGGACGACGACACCATCGCCAAGTTCCAGCGCGAGCTGGGCGCGATGGGCTTCAAGTTCCAGTTCATCACCCTGGCGGGCTTCCACGCCCTCAACTACTCGATGTTCGACCTGGCCTACGGCTACGCCCGCGAGCAGATGAAGGCTTACGTCGAGCTTCAGGAGCGCGAGTTCGCCGCCGAAGAGCGCGGTTACACCGCCACCAAGCACCAGCGTGAGGTCGGCGCCGGCTACTTCGACCGGATCGCCACCACGGTCGACCCGAACAGCTCGACCACCGCGCTGGCCGGTTCCACCGAAGAGGGTCAGTTCCACTGA
- a CDS encoding acyl-[acyl-carrier-protein] thioesterase, with amino-acid sequence MTGTAQTSTTGLNKVLMPVPDPHPDVFDREWPLRVGDIDRVGRLRFDAAARHIQDIGSDHLRELGFEETHPLWIVRRTMIDLIRPIEFQDMLRMRRWCSGTSNRWCEMRVRIDGRKGGLMESEAFWININRETQGPARISDDFLAGLRRTTDEARLRWKSYLKAGSREDAAEIREYPVRVSDIDLFDHMNNSVYWTVIEDYLYSHPELLEKPLRVTIEHDAAVALGEKLEILSHVHPAGSTDKFGEELSDRTVRTLTYAVGDETKAIASLFSL; translated from the coding sequence ATGACGGGAACCGCGCAGACTTCGACCACCGGGCTGAACAAGGTGCTGATGCCGGTGCCCGATCCCCATCCCGACGTCTTCGACCGGGAATGGCCGCTGCGGGTCGGCGACATCGACCGGGTGGGCCGGCTGCGCTTCGACGCCGCCGCCCGTCACATCCAGGACATCGGTTCCGACCACCTTCGCGAACTCGGCTTCGAGGAGACCCACCCGCTGTGGATCGTGCGGCGCACGATGATCGACCTGATCCGGCCCATCGAGTTCCAGGACATGCTGCGGATGCGCCGGTGGTGTTCGGGCACCTCGAACCGGTGGTGCGAGATGCGCGTGCGGATCGACGGCCGCAAGGGCGGGCTCATGGAGTCCGAGGCGTTCTGGATCAACATCAACCGCGAAACCCAGGGGCCGGCCCGGATCTCCGACGACTTCCTGGCGGGCCTGCGCCGCACCACCGACGAAGCGCGTCTGCGCTGGAAGTCCTATCTGAAGGCCGGCAGCCGTGAGGATGCGGCCGAGATCCGCGAGTACCCGGTGCGGGTGTCCGACATCGACCTGTTCGACCACATGAACAACTCGGTCTACTGGACGGTGATCGAGGACTACCTCTACTCGCATCCCGAGCTGCTGGAGAAGCCGCTGCGGGTGACCATCGAGCACGATGCCGCGGTGGCCCTCGGCGAGAAGCTCGAGATCCTGTCGCATGTTCATCCGGCCGGATCGACCGACAAATTCGGCGAAGAGCTCTCCGACCGCACTGTTAGAACGCTCACATATGCCGTCGGCGACGAGACAAAAGCGATCGCTTCACTGTTCTCGCTCTGA
- the ramB gene encoding acetate metabolism transcriptional regulator RamB, whose amino-acid sequence MAKTFVGSRVRQLRSERGFSQAALAQMLEISPSYLNQIEHDVRPLTVAVLLRITEVFGVDATFFASHDDTRLVAEMREVAMDRDLGADMDVGEVADMVAAHPNFARAMVNLHRRYRLTTTQLAAATEDRYSDGSGSGSITMPHEEVRDYFYQRQNYLHELDTAAEDLTAKIRMHRGDLAGELANRMTTVHGVRIVRRIDLGDTVLHRYDPATKTLEMGNHLSSGQQVFKMAAELAFLEFGDLIDKMVDEGMFTSDESRTLARLGLANYFAAATVLPYRQFHDVTENFRYDVERLSAFYSVSYETIAHRLSTLQRPSMRGVPFSFVRVDRAGNMSKRQSATGFHFSSSGGTCPLWNVYETFGNPGKIGVQIAQMPDGRNYMWVARTVERRASRYGQPGKTFAIGLGCELRHAHRLVYSEGLDLSGDVATPIGSGCRVCERDNCPQRAFPALGKALDLNEHRSTVSPYLVRQP is encoded by the coding sequence GTGGCAAAAACGTTCGTGGGGTCGCGGGTGCGGCAACTGCGGAGCGAGCGTGGATTCAGCCAGGCGGCACTGGCCCAGATGCTGGAGATCTCCCCCAGTTACCTCAACCAGATCGAGCACGACGTGCGCCCGCTGACCGTGGCGGTGCTGCTGCGCATCACCGAGGTTTTCGGGGTGGACGCGACGTTCTTCGCCTCGCACGACGACACCCGGCTGGTCGCCGAGATGCGCGAAGTGGCGATGGACCGCGACCTGGGCGCCGACATGGACGTTGGTGAAGTGGCCGACATGGTGGCGGCACATCCGAATTTCGCCCGCGCGATGGTCAACCTGCACCGCCGCTACCGCCTGACCACCACGCAGCTGGCGGCCGCCACCGAGGACCGGTACTCCGACGGCAGCGGCAGCGGATCGATCACCATGCCGCACGAGGAAGTGCGCGACTACTTCTACCAACGGCAGAACTACCTGCACGAACTCGACACCGCTGCCGAGGATCTGACCGCCAAGATCCGCATGCACCGCGGCGATCTGGCCGGCGAGCTGGCCAACCGGATGACCACGGTGCACGGCGTGCGGATCGTGCGGCGCATCGATCTGGGCGACACCGTGCTGCACCGCTACGACCCGGCCACCAAGACCCTTGAGATGGGCAACCACCTCTCCAGCGGCCAGCAGGTCTTCAAGATGGCGGCCGAGTTGGCCTTCCTCGAGTTCGGCGACCTGATCGACAAGATGGTCGACGAGGGCATGTTCACCAGCGACGAATCGCGCACCCTGGCCCGGCTGGGGCTGGCCAACTACTTCGCGGCAGCGACCGTGCTCCCCTACCGCCAGTTCCACGACGTGACCGAGAACTTCCGCTATGACGTGGAGCGGCTGTCGGCGTTCTACTCAGTGAGCTACGAGACCATCGCGCACCGGCTGTCCACCCTGCAGCGCCCGTCGATGCGCGGCGTGCCGTTCTCCTTCGTCCGGGTCGACCGCGCAGGCAACATGTCGAAGCGCCAGTCCGCCACCGGTTTTCACTTCTCCTCATCAGGCGGCACCTGCCCGCTGTGGAACGTTTACGAGACCTTCGGCAATCCGGGCAAGATCGGCGTGCAGATCGCCCAGATGCCCGACGGCCGCAACTACATGTGGGTGGCCCGCACCGTGGAGCGCCGGGCATCGCGCTACGGCCAACCCGGCAAGACCTTCGCGATCGGGCTTGGATGCGAGCTGCGCCATGCCCATCGGCTGGTGTATTCGGAAGGGCTCGATCTCTCCGGCGACGTGGCGACCCCCATCGGCTCGGGGTGCCGGGTATGCGAACGCGACAACTGTCCGCAACGTGCGTTCCCCGCCCTCGGCAAGGCGCTGGACCTCAACGAGCACCGCTCGACGGTGTCGCCGTATCTGGTGCGCCAGCCGTAA
- a CDS encoding TetR/AcrR family transcriptional regulator, which yields MSDPPVAAPKQRLSKQDRHTQLLDVARELIREAGTEEFTLARLADRAGVTKPVVYDHFGDKAGVLTELYREFEERQREMLDAALESVEPEVHAVARVVADAYIDCCLTEGRELADVVAALAGSPTLSRMRREAEDAYLAKCRRALAPYSVGLDEAGLRAVVGAGDALARDALTKRISSADARGTLARVITAIATDR from the coding sequence ATGAGCGACCCACCCGTCGCCGCCCCGAAACAACGCCTGTCGAAGCAGGACCGGCACACCCAACTCCTCGACGTGGCACGGGAGTTGATCCGGGAGGCGGGCACGGAGGAGTTCACCCTCGCACGGCTCGCCGACCGGGCCGGCGTGACCAAGCCCGTGGTCTACGACCACTTCGGCGACAAAGCGGGAGTCCTCACCGAGCTCTACCGTGAGTTCGAGGAGCGCCAGCGCGAAATGCTCGACGCCGCACTGGAAAGCGTCGAGCCGGAGGTGCACGCCGTGGCCCGCGTGGTGGCGGACGCATACATCGACTGCTGCCTCACGGAGGGACGCGAACTGGCCGACGTGGTCGCCGCACTCGCCGGCTCCCCCACCCTGAGCCGGATGCGTCGGGAGGCCGAGGACGCGTACCTCGCCAAGTGCCGCCGGGCGTTGGCACCGTACTCCGTTGGGCTAGACGAAGCAGGTCTGCGCGCCGTCGTCGGGGCCGGCGACGCCTTGGCCCGAGACGCGCTCACCAAAAGGATCAGCTCCGCTGATGCCCGCGGCACCCTGGCCCGTGTCATCACGGCCATCGCTACCGACCGATAA
- a CDS encoding NAD(P)H-dependent oxidoreductase — MTITHPPKPGTALWLYAHPRRGSLNDHLFRAGTEALSARYEVMTSDLHAQEFDPVLSNRDLGEPADKPGNIVELAGEAYSRGQLPADVRAEQAKLATAELVVVQFPLWWYGPPAILKGWFDRVLTNGFAYGDLDPELGVPRRYGDGGLIGRRALIVVTAGEDARSIGPRGISGDLESLLFPLIHGTLWYVGIETLDLHVIYDADGLEPAGIDLETQRLQDRLRTIDTEPVRRFRRLRDGDYQETRALRGDLLRGRTDLGIHLADHG, encoded by the coding sequence ATGACGATCACCCATCCGCCGAAGCCGGGCACCGCGCTGTGGCTCTACGCGCACCCCCGCCGCGGCTCACTGAACGACCACCTCTTCCGGGCCGGAACCGAAGCACTGTCCGCACGGTATGAGGTGATGACCTCCGACCTGCACGCCCAGGAGTTCGACCCGGTGCTCAGTAACCGCGACCTCGGAGAGCCCGCCGACAAGCCGGGAAACATCGTCGAGCTGGCAGGCGAGGCGTACTCCCGGGGCCAGCTGCCCGCCGATGTCCGCGCGGAACAGGCCAAGCTCGCCACAGCGGAGCTGGTGGTCGTGCAGTTCCCACTGTGGTGGTACGGGCCGCCGGCAATCTTGAAAGGCTGGTTCGACCGAGTGCTCACCAACGGGTTCGCCTACGGCGATCTCGATCCCGAACTCGGGGTGCCCCGGCGCTACGGCGACGGCGGCCTGATCGGGCGCAGGGCCCTGATCGTGGTGACCGCGGGCGAGGATGCGCGCTCGATCGGCCCGCGCGGCATCAGCGGTGACCTCGAGTCACTCCTCTTTCCTCTCATCCACGGCACTCTCTGGTACGTCGGGATCGAGACACTCGACCTGCACGTAATCTACGACGCCGACGGTTTGGAGCCGGCCGGCATCGACCTGGAGACTCAGCGCCTGCAGGACAGACTGCGGACCATCGATACCGAGCCGGTCCGCCGGTTCCGGCGCTTGCGCGACGGCGACTACCAGGAGACTCGCGCGCTGCGCGGAGACCTTCTTCGAGGCCGCACCGACCTGGGCATCCACCTGGCCGACCACGGATAG
- a CDS encoding carboxymuconolactone decarboxylase family protein → MSALEPARIAPGGFRELGPVNWAIAKLGARAIRAPRFTLMNVLGQHRLLFLAWLPYSGLLLGPLGKLPRKDAELVILRVGHLRDCEYELQQHRRLARSRGVDAETQARIFEGPDAEGLTDRQRVLITATDEFVVTRSVSAETWAALSAILTKQQLIEFCMLASQYDGLAATMTTLRIPLDFPD, encoded by the coding sequence GTGAGTGCACTCGAGCCGGCCCGCATCGCACCCGGCGGATTCCGTGAGCTGGGCCCGGTCAACTGGGCCATCGCAAAGCTGGGCGCCCGCGCCATCCGCGCCCCCCGGTTTACCTTGATGAACGTGCTGGGCCAGCACAGGCTGCTGTTCCTGGCCTGGCTGCCGTATTCAGGACTGCTGCTCGGCCCGCTGGGCAAGTTGCCGCGTAAAGACGCCGAGCTGGTCATCCTGCGGGTGGGCCATCTGCGCGATTGTGAGTACGAGCTGCAGCAGCACCGCCGGCTGGCCCGCAGCCGCGGTGTCGACGCCGAGACCCAGGCCCGCATCTTCGAGGGGCCCGACGCCGAGGGTCTGACCGACCGTCAGCGGGTGCTGATCACCGCGACCGACGAGTTCGTCGTCACCCGGTCGGTGTCGGCGGAAACCTGGGCCGCGCTCTCGGCGATCCTGACCAAGCAGCAGCTCATCGAATTCTGCATGCTGGCAAGTCAATACGATGGCCTGGCGGCGACGATGACCACGCTGCGGATCCCGCTGGACTTCCCCGACTAG
- a CDS encoding MFS transporter, whose amino-acid sequence MASSSGLIDDAPLTAFHKKLTLYSSGGPFIDGYAIAIIGFTWATMSTSFTVTTADKGLIAAAVLVGIFVGGGLFGWVTDKVGRHMMYILDLLALAVFSMACMFATEVWQLILLRFLIGMAIGADYPIATSLLAEYLPAKYRGRMLGATFVVWAVGATAAPAVAMVCTHLAGDNAWRWMLASPAVFALVTLFLRLGTPESPRWLISKGRVEEADRSIKQVFGPDYGVEDLGEPEPAERATFRSVFKPPYLKRTLFVSLFWMCQVIPLLSIYSFSFDILGEVGITGNGAEVFLAALFVVGGVPGLFLVDRIGRKALLIYTFAGIGIIWGIAGLVPGLPVMIVFTAVCAFALLSGASNFLEIVYPNELFPTEVRATAVGIGTAASRIGAAVAVYLMPFALDKGVNWVLLAGAAISFVGLAVTLAWGVETAGRSLSEACNAKTTSDREAVRSG is encoded by the coding sequence ATGGCATCTAGCAGTGGACTGATCGATGACGCGCCGCTCACGGCGTTCCACAAGAAGCTGACGCTCTACTCGTCGGGCGGACCGTTCATCGACGGCTACGCCATTGCCATCATCGGGTTCACCTGGGCGACCATGAGCACGTCGTTCACGGTCACCACCGCCGACAAGGGGCTGATCGCCGCCGCGGTCCTCGTAGGTATCTTCGTCGGCGGCGGACTGTTCGGCTGGGTGACCGACAAGGTCGGCCGCCACATGATGTACATCCTGGATCTGCTTGCCCTTGCGGTCTTTTCGATGGCCTGCATGTTCGCCACCGAGGTCTGGCAACTGATCCTGTTGCGGTTCCTCATCGGCATGGCGATCGGCGCCGACTATCCGATCGCCACCTCTCTGCTCGCCGAATACCTGCCGGCCAAATACCGGGGCCGCATGCTCGGCGCGACGTTCGTCGTATGGGCCGTCGGTGCCACCGCCGCCCCCGCCGTGGCGATGGTGTGCACCCACCTGGCCGGCGACAACGCCTGGCGCTGGATGCTGGCCAGCCCGGCCGTGTTCGCACTCGTCACCCTGTTCCTGCGGTTGGGGACACCCGAATCACCGCGCTGGCTGATCAGCAAGGGACGCGTCGAGGAAGCGGACCGGTCCATCAAACAGGTCTTCGGACCCGACTATGGCGTCGAGGACCTCGGCGAGCCCGAACCGGCGGAACGCGCGACCTTCCGCTCGGTGTTCAAGCCGCCCTACTTGAAGCGGACACTGTTCGTCAGCCTGTTCTGGATGTGTCAGGTGATCCCGCTGCTGTCCATCTACTCGTTCTCGTTCGACATCCTGGGCGAGGTCGGGATCACCGGCAACGGTGCCGAGGTGTTCCTCGCCGCGCTGTTCGTCGTCGGAGGTGTTCCGGGCCTGTTCCTGGTCGACCGGATCGGCCGCAAGGCGCTGCTGATCTACACCTTCGCCGGCATCGGAATCATCTGGGGCATTGCGGGTCTGGTTCCCGGGCTGCCGGTGATGATCGTCTTCACCGCGGTGTGCGCCTTCGCGCTGCTGTCCGGGGCATCCAACTTCCTGGAGATCGTGTACCCCAACGAGTTGTTCCCGACGGAGGTGCGCGCGACGGCCGTGGGCATCGGCACCGCGGCCAGCCGGATCGGTGCGGCGGTAGCCGTCTACCTCATGCCCTTCGCCCTCGACAAGGGTGTCAACTGGGTGCTGCTGGCCGGTGCCGCCATCTCATTCGTCGGGCTGGCGGTCACGCTGGCCTGGGGTGTGGAGACGGCGGGCCGCTCGCTGAGCGAGGCCTGCAACGCCAAGACCACGTCGGACCGCGAAGCGGTACGGTCGGGTTAG
- a CDS encoding flagellar basal body-associated FliL family protein yields the protein MRNEIVAGIAGLVVGHIVWLAAITLATEGSRVNVWVLLVAALSFIGGAAGGYFGWRKYQQKSHTWAAFLWALPVSPVLFSLVLLGVTYL from the coding sequence TTGAGAAACGAAATCGTCGCCGGCATCGCCGGATTGGTGGTCGGTCACATTGTGTGGCTGGCCGCCATCACGCTGGCGACCGAGGGCTCCCGGGTCAACGTCTGGGTGCTCTTGGTCGCCGCCCTGTCGTTCATCGGCGGGGCGGCCGGCGGATACTTCGGCTGGCGTAAGTACCAGCAGAAATCCCACACGTGGGCGGCCTTCCTGTGGGCGCTGCCGGTCTCGCCGGTGCTGTTCTCCCTCGTCCTGCTCGGGGTCACCTACCTTTAG
- the lpdA gene encoding dihydrolipoyl dehydrogenase, whose product MTHFDVVVLGAGPGGYVAAIRAAQLGLNTAIVEPKYWGGVCLNVGCIPSKALLRNAELAHIFNKEAKTFGITGEATFDYGAAFDRSRKVADGRVAGVHFLMKKNKITEVHGYGTFTGPKSMTVKLNEGGSEELTFDNAIIATGSSTRLVPGTALSDNVVTYETQILSRDLPGSIIIAGAGAIGMEFAYVLKNYGVDVTIVEFLPRALPNEDAEVSKEIEKQYKKLGVKILTGTKVEAIADDGSTVKVTVSKDGKTDELKADKVLQAIGFAPNIEGYGLEAAGVVLTDRGAIAIDDYMRTNVPGIYAIGDVTSKLQLAHVAEAQAVVAAETIGGAETLALGDYRMMPRATFCQPQVASFGLTEEQAKAEGYDVVVAKFPFTANGKAHGLADPTGFVKLIADKKHLELIGGHLIGPDVSELLPELTLAQKWDLTANELARNVHTHPTLSEALQECFHGLAGHMINF is encoded by the coding sequence GTGACCCACTTTGACGTCGTCGTTCTCGGAGCTGGTCCCGGTGGATACGTCGCGGCCATTCGTGCCGCCCAACTGGGGCTGAACACCGCAATTGTCGAACCCAAGTACTGGGGTGGCGTGTGCCTCAATGTCGGGTGTATCCCGTCGAAGGCGCTGCTGCGCAACGCGGAACTTGCACACATCTTCAACAAGGAAGCCAAGACCTTCGGTATCACCGGTGAGGCCACCTTCGATTACGGCGCCGCCTTCGACCGCAGCCGCAAGGTCGCCGACGGCCGCGTCGCCGGCGTGCACTTCCTGATGAAGAAGAACAAGATCACCGAGGTCCACGGCTACGGCACCTTCACCGGACCCAAGTCGATGACGGTGAAGCTCAACGAGGGAGGTTCAGAAGAACTCACCTTCGACAACGCCATCATCGCCACCGGGTCGTCGACCCGCCTCGTTCCAGGCACCGCCCTGTCCGACAACGTGGTCACCTACGAAACCCAGATCCTCTCGCGCGACCTGCCGGGCTCGATCATCATCGCCGGCGCCGGTGCGATCGGCATGGAATTCGCCTACGTGCTGAAGAACTACGGCGTCGACGTCACCATCGTCGAGTTCCTCCCGCGCGCGCTGCCCAACGAGGACGCCGAGGTCTCCAAGGAGATCGAGAAGCAGTACAAGAAGCTGGGCGTCAAGATCCTCACCGGCACCAAGGTCGAGGCCATCGCCGATGATGGCTCGACGGTCAAGGTCACCGTGAGCAAGGATGGCAAGACCGATGAGCTCAAGGCCGACAAGGTGCTGCAGGCCATCGGCTTCGCACCCAACATCGAGGGCTACGGCCTGGAGGCCGCCGGTGTGGTGCTGACCGACCGCGGGGCCATCGCCATCGACGACTACATGCGCACGAATGTGCCGGGCATCTACGCCATCGGCGACGTCACCAGCAAGCTGCAGCTGGCCCACGTCGCCGAGGCCCAGGCCGTGGTGGCCGCCGAAACCATCGGCGGGGCAGAGACTCTCGCCCTCGGCGACTACCGGATGATGCCGCGTGCCACCTTCTGCCAGCCGCAGGTGGCCAGCTTCGGCCTCACCGAAGAGCAGGCCAAGGCCGAGGGCTACGACGTAGTCGTCGCCAAGTTCCCGTTCACCGCCAACGGCAAGGCCCACGGCCTGGCCGACCCGACCGGCTTCGTGAAGCTGATCGCCGACAAGAAGCACCTCGAGCTCATCGGCGGGCACCTGATCGGACCGGACGTGTCCGAGTTGCTGCCGGAGCTGACCCTGGCGCAGAAGTGGGATCTGACGGCCAACGAGCTGGCCCGCAACGTGCACACCCACCCGACCCTGTCGGAGGCGCTGCAGGAGTGCTTCCACGGTCTGGCCGGCCACATGATCAACTTTTGA
- a CDS encoding putative holin, producing MIPLPRAWLLTSAMLVGVAVGLLAGIATTLLVTATVRPDVVIALVLGVPGALGMVMILVSGRRWVTTLGASVLAIAPGWFGALTIIQAATHA from the coding sequence GTGATTCCGCTGCCACGGGCGTGGCTGCTGACCAGCGCGATGTTGGTCGGCGTAGCGGTCGGCCTGCTGGCCGGGATCGCGACGACGTTGCTGGTCACGGCCACCGTCCGGCCCGATGTGGTGATCGCACTCGTGCTCGGCGTACCCGGCGCCCTCGGGATGGTGATGATCCTGGTCTCAGGGCGACGGTGGGTGACGACGCTCGGTGCCAGTGTCCTGGCCATCGCGCCCGGCTGGTTCGGCGCCCTGACGATCATCCAGGCGGCGACCCATGCCTGA
- a CDS encoding DUF779 domain-containing protein: protein MGRAPARALITAAAADLLARLQGRHGALMFHQSGGCCDGSSPMCYPDGEFIVGDRDILLGVLDVGTGVPVWISGPQFEAWKHTQLVIDVVPGRGGGFSLESPEGMRFLSRGRAFTAAENDLLAGQPPVTGAQYSAGARPPDTGTHIVDEAADACPVPGGRAGQM from the coding sequence ATGGGCCGAGCACCGGCACGGGCCCTGATCACCGCGGCCGCCGCCGACCTGCTGGCACGGCTTCAGGGCCGCCACGGGGCGCTGATGTTCCACCAGTCCGGCGGCTGCTGTGACGGGTCGTCCCCGATGTGTTACCCCGACGGCGAGTTCATCGTGGGTGACCGCGACATCCTTCTCGGTGTTCTTGACGTCGGCACCGGTGTGCCGGTGTGGATCTCCGGCCCCCAGTTCGAAGCCTGGAAGCACACGCAACTGGTGATCGACGTCGTCCCCGGACGCGGCGGTGGCTTCAGCCTGGAATCACCCGAAGGCATGCGGTTCCTGTCCCGCGGCCGAGCCTTCACCGCAGCCGAGAATGACCTACTCGCCGGGCAGCCCCCGGTGACCGGTGCCCAGTACAGCGCCGGTGCCCGGCCGCCCGACACCGGCACCCACATCGTCGACGAGGCCGCCGACGCCTGCCCGGTCCCCGGGGGACGCGCCGGACAGATGTAG